CTGTGCCTCAAAATTTTTCCTCCATGAAATGGGTTAAAATATACTTTtggatagccgggcatggtggtgcacacctttaatcccagcacttgggaggcagaggtaggtggatcactgtgagttcgaggccaccctgagactccatagtgaattccaggtcagcctgtgctagagtgaaccctacctcaaaaaacaaaaaaaaaaaaaagaatctaagagccaaagaaagggaaacactccttacatacaactgcctGGACAGAACTTGGCTTTGATGTCCAAGACCTCACAATAcctcaagaccctcataatagaaaaagatgacgtcaaattaaaaatagactaatggaaagagggaggggatataatggagagcagagttatgaaggggaaagtgggggaggagagggaaataccatggtttgttgtctataaatatagaagttgtcagtttaaaaaaaaacttatttaaaaaaaatcattctcttgggaaaaaaaaaacaaaaaccttcgaCTGTGGTGTTAATCCTAGTGCCACAATTTCACAATTTAATCACTAAGAACCATTTCATGCCCAGAGTGCCTAGAACTGACAGTAGGACAGTTGAGTCACCAGATTGATCTTGCCAATTCAAATAGTACTAAACATTCCAGCCACCATCTGCTATGTCCACTCAAGTACCTCACCTCTGTAAATGAGACAAATTGCTTATAAAATacaagcagctgggtgtggtggcacacaatgccagcaggaggaggcagaggtaggaggatcactgtgagtccgaggccagcttgggactacatagtaaatttaaggtcagcctggactaaagtgagaccctactttgaaaaactaaataaataaagataagcaaTCTCCCTATTATTCCAAATTAGGTATTCTTACCTAAAATTCCCCAATATTACGAAGACCACTTAGCTCACTGGCAATCATTTATCTATAGCTGTCTTAAACCTTTTAGAAAAACATTGAAATAGAGGATTGCAAAATAAAGATGGGGCTAGGCAGacaggataaagtgcttgctttgcaagcctaAGTACCCGAGTTTAGaaccccagtaccaatgtaaaaccTGGAcagtgtggtgggcttctgtattCACATCTGTATTGCACACcagcaagatgggaagcagagtcaggagaatttcctggaagcttttgTAGACCAACTAGCTGGCAAACAGCAGTGAATGAGAAataatgagactgtctcaaaaacaaggtggacCAACCCTTGAAAATTGTCCTGTAACCTCCGCACACATGCCAGGGCATGAATGTGTCCACACTCAcgcatcacacacatacactggaaaacattttaattaaaaaggcTCCTCttgccggccatggtggcacatgcctttagtcccagcacttgggaggcagagacaggaggatcactctcagtttgaggccagcctgaaactacaaagtgaattccagatcagcctgggctagagtgagaccctacctcgaaaagaaaaatgCTCTTCTGTCTTCAGAAAGCAAAATGGTGACTGACCTGAACATAAGAACACAACTAACATTGCTGGCAGTAAATtaatatgaaaacagaaaagacttgttttttaaatcactttacTATTTATACATAGTCATATAAATTGTCAGAACTGATCTCATTACAGATAGCAACCTGTCATGCAAGGGGAAAAAATGACAGTTTTCCTAAAGCTTGAGAAGAGAAAGGCCACAGTAACAAGGATGTCCATGACAGGTTCAGCAACAGTGCCAAGGATTATAAGTGGGTAGGATTGAAGGCTGCTCCGCAGTTGGCCTGAGACCACTGAGGTTTCCTAAGGAGTATTTCCTACAAGGTTTACTAAACATCACATGTACCTGCTGCAAATGGAATATGATGCTTCTGCAGAGTCAATGCTGTAAATTACAGGCAAGTTTAACAAATCTCATTCACCTGTCACAAATGGCTGCTGAATCATGATTTGGGAAAAGTAGCCCCAAAGGGCATGCTGGTAAATTTTACAGCCAGTGAAATTCTTAGgccaaaaaataaatagccaCACATAACAAGGCTACACACTGAATTGGAACAGTTAGTGCCGGGGTGTTCTGAAAGAAGCCGAACAGAAAAGATTACTCAAACAGGAGATCCTCATCCTTTTCCTCAGCCAGGAGGTTAGCAGGCTCCATCACCTCTCCAGCTATTTTCCGCTGCTCCAAGTCCTTCTCAGATTTTTCCTTAAGAATCTTTTTCTTCTCCTGTATCTTCTTTAACCTGCAATACAAGGGAGAATTCTCTGCTCTTTCAGTGCCTCtaagaaaatttaatttcttcaggttttgtaacaaaaataaaacataaaaaactaGAATTGAATTTGATACTCCCATTAAGTTTCAATTTTAGTAACTTATAACTAAAAAGTGTAAGTCCACTAGTTCCTCAGCAAACTTTAAGCCTTTagaatatgaaaaacaaaaaatgatcagTAAGTACCCATTTCAACAAACCTATAGAActcttctcgctctctctcgtcCAGCTCTGTGATGATATAAGCAAGGGTACGTTCAATCCGAGGAATGATGActacagttaaaaaaatatatatgtgagaaCTTCAATATcccttttcttcatttgtttaatCTTCATttgtttaatactttttttttttttttactgtagaaCTAAAAAATTGAAGCAAAGAACatggaaaacagaaaattacacaaaaaaatgaagtacAACCCAACTACCCAAAAGTGATTATAAATATTTTGGatcacttctcggccttttggctaagatcaagtgtataAATATTTTGGCATATACCCTCCTATTACCTTTCCTGTATACAAAAAGCATACTGCACCCTAATAGATTCAACACGGAATATGCTATAGATATAAATGGATAGATAATCCTGACTCACCGATGTTATCCatgtagttattttttttcaaataataaaacaaaagatagaaaataaaatgcaacagGCCAGACATTTACTTTTGGAAATCAAGAAGAATGGCCTAAAGAAAAGGGATTAAAGTTAAGTGTTGaatatattcaaatattaaattgaatatttattttgaataaattGTTCCATCAATAGGAGGAACTAAAGGAAACACTTGGGCTTTTGAAGAATAGAATTTCTTCATGTGTTCCCTCAGTGCATGAAACTCAGAACATTCTATCATCATTCAGCACTGTCTGTCATACGCGTAGATCCCTCTCCTCTTTACGTATTTCGTACTGCTGACAGCTTACGCTCTACACATTCTGGACAGGACAGTCTCATTCACCTTTCAGTCTTGTCCTGTGCATGAGTCTGAGCAGTTGCCTAACAGTGGGAAGGAACAAGTGAGTGAACAAAGCATTTCACAGCAGCTTTGACTCACCATGTTCTATGGCATTTACACGCCTGTTGGTTATCTTGATAGCTTCATCCAGTGTAACAAAGGAAGTCTAAAAGAAGAATACAAATTAACAACAAAGTCTTCCTTAGATCCCTGTTTGCTGCACTTGTAGAAAATATTTGGAAACCCCAAAAAACTTATTTTCAGCCtactttaaaaacagaaaattcatgTGGGATTTCTACAGAGCTAGCAATACTTCCATCCTATTATAATTGGTTTACTTCAGACAAGAAAATCAAATCACTCACTAATAACCTAGCTATATATTTACTAGTCACTAAGGAAACAAATGACTCGTGCGCACAAGCCAAGTTATATTCACATTGAAGTCTAGTAGGCGTGACTGTTGGTGTTCTCACCTAACAGTGAAAACATACCACTACACAACAGCGTGTTAATAAGTAAGGTTGGGAACAATTATGGTTGAAGCCATCTCAGACATGAGATCATGAGACTTGTTTCTCACAGGATCATAGGCACAGATGCAAATACAAAACGCAGAATGCTCCAACAAAAGCCCGGAACGTCCTCCACCTGGCTAGCTGCAGGAGTCTGCTGCGCGGCTGCTCACCTGCAGAGAAGCTAGCTCCACCAGTAGTTCCACTGCCTTGGCATAGTTCCTCTTTAGTTTAGCCAACTGTTCCCCACCTCTGGCTAAACCAGTCAGTTCATAGCCTGAAAGAACCAGTCAGACAACATTTGTGATTAGGAATAATCCCCCATGAAATTCCCAAAAGGGTGACAATTCAAAAAATATCAAACATGGAGAGACAAATTCATTAACCTGTTAAATGCAAACACCAAACACTTAGTGACCGCTTCCTCCCAGACTCTGTAGGAGCATGCCACTTGCTACATTAACTTTTCCTTGGCAGATGTGAATAGACACTTACATACCACATAGGGCACCACAACAGACCAAGATTTTACTCGTCTGGCTTGATGGACCAaccagtttgttgggcttacTTATAGAAACATGGGTGAAAAGTTATTTATAGGTGCACTGGTGACCAAAAAACAGTTTCATCACCAAAAAACTTCACTCCAGTGTGGATGACAACTTCCACATAACTGCATAGATAAGAATGTACCCCTCTTCAATTAAACTTCCACGCTGAGCATCTCCTGAGACCACGGGCAGTGGAGACAGAATTACATACAACCGTGAAGTGGGCACACAAAGGTGTGACTAGCATCTCAAGTGAGGGTCTCGTGACTCTCAGCCTCCTGTCAGGTAGTGTCAACAAGCTAATCTTACTGAGGGCTTATTGTAGGTAATCACAGTTGCTGCTATTAAAATGATTTAGGCTGAAATGACAGCATTCTACAACATTATTAAAGTTTTTCACAAGGATACTAGTGAAATTATAACTAGAaattttcttcccctcttccccttcccttcactcctttcctttccctctccctcctcttctctccacccctccctcaGTTACTGGGGATAGAATCTAAGGCCCAACACATGCTAGAAAAACCTCTCCAGAAACTTCTCTTGCTTGCTGGATTAGCTAATGTACCCATATGGAAACTATGTTGCATGATGCTGTTAGTGCAATGAAGCTTTCCATTAGCAGTTATTTCTtgctaagcaccttaaccactgagctctctctccagcccacaaaagaaTATTACTACATGGAAAAAAGTTACTTACTTTACTCTGAAAAGACTGAATTAATATTATTCTCAACGCTTACTGGCAAATGAGTGCAGTGGGTGAGAATTACAAAAACACCAGAAATGGGCTATAAAAATCTGtaattcagccaggcgtggtggcacaagcttttaatcccagtattctggaggcagaggtaggattaccatgagtttaaggctaccctgagactacatagtgaattccaggtgagcctgagctagagagtgaccctacctagaagaagaaaaaaaaatgtaattcagATTGTATCACAGAAtttttttgtataatttattGTACAAAAATCTGCATTCAAGCCagatggggtggcacatgcctttaatcccagcactcagaaaacagaggtaagaggattgctgtgagtttgaggccatcctgagacaacatagtgaattccagcaagaccctaccttgaaaacaacaaaaagtatgcaTTCAGATTGTATCATAGAATGTAAATTTCCTACTTTAAAAAGACACAAAttcatggatggagagatggtttagtggttaaggcacttgcttgaaaagcataaggacatgagttcatttccccagtacccacataagccagaagcacaaggtagtgcatgcctctggagttgtttgcagtgactaaagcccccattctctctctctctgttccccctttatctctctgcctctctcaaattaattaaaaaaaaaaaagacacaaactcagctgggtgaggtggcacaggcttttaatcgcagcactcaggaggcagaggtaagaggattgctgtgagtttgaggccaccctgagactacatactgaattccaggtgagcctgggttagtgagaccctaccttgggggtggggggggggagataggggaaaaaaaaaaagacacaaactcaggctagagtgatggctcagtagttaagggcacttgcttgcaaagcttgccagcctgtgatgggttccccagtaaccatgtaaagccagatgcaaagtggtacatgtgtctggagttcatttgcagtggaaagagaccctgacacacccactctctctctcaaataaaaatattaaaatcttattataaaaaatagacaccaactggggatggagagatggcttagcggttaagcgcttgcctgtgaagcctaaggaccccagtttgaggctcaattccccaggacccacgttagccagatgcacaagggggcacacatgtctggagttcttttgcattggctgaagg
The nucleotide sequence above comes from Jaculus jaculus isolate mJacJac1 chromosome 7, mJacJac1.mat.Y.cur, whole genome shotgun sequence. Encoded proteins:
- the Atp6v1d gene encoding V-type proton ATPase subunit D, which produces MSGKDRIEIFPSRMAQTIMKARLKGAQTGRNLLKKKSDALTLRFRQILKKIIETKMLMGEVMREAAFSLAEAKFTAGDFSTTVIQNVNKAQVKIRAKKDNVAGVTLPVFEHYHEGTDSYELTGLARGGEQLAKLKRNYAKAVELLVELASLQTSFVTLDEAIKITNRRVNAIEHVIIPRIERTLAYIITELDEREREEFYRLKKIQEKKKILKEKSEKDLEQRKIAGEVMEPANLLAEEKDEDLLFE